A genome region from Chitinophagales bacterium includes the following:
- a CDS encoding peptidase C45, with protein sequence MKRWHKILLLLAAVFILLLTTLWVYFNYVLEPPIPTVNKSKFETSERVQVSNNYFTLGNNFLRKNEFGLWEEYVEGEAFDRGVILGKLNKDLLYKQEEAFVEQINQLVPNKKYLRFLSYFTRFFNRDLSEHFPIEHQKEIYGESLSAPHEFDYVAAPFDRMLNYHAAHDIGHALQNFALVGCTSFGAWGSKVEDSTMIIGRNLDFSLGDKFAEDKIVLFMKPDSGSRFAMVTWAGFMGCVSGMNEHGLTVTINAAKSDMPTKAATPIAIVARQILQYAKNIDEAFAIANKHQTFVCETFMIGSAADNKTALIEKSISKTVLYQSDTNFIVCANHYQSNAFKNDESNKENIENSTSAYRQQHTLALMNQTEVFSERAVGNILRNQKGLNEKNIGVGNEKALNQLISHHAVIFKPQQRLMWVSANPYQLGAFVCYDLSKVFGNEKFRQTANLSVPEKTVPADTFLLTAGWKKFMLYKDLKQQIRIATRKKQALKDEQTFVRQFIESNPELWETYFAIAKYYLALNQKTQAKKYFEQALQKEVASKQEEKAIKDFIATCSR encoded by the coding sequence ATGAAACGATGGCATAAGATATTACTCCTCTTAGCAGCAGTTTTTATATTGCTTCTTACAACCTTGTGGGTGTATTTTAATTATGTGCTGGAACCACCAATTCCCACCGTAAACAAAAGCAAGTTTGAAACAAGCGAGCGTGTGCAGGTAAGCAATAACTACTTTACGCTAGGCAATAATTTTTTGCGCAAAAATGAGTTTGGTTTATGGGAAGAATATGTAGAAGGAGAAGCTTTTGATAGAGGTGTAATTTTAGGTAAGTTGAATAAAGATTTACTCTACAAGCAAGAAGAAGCATTTGTGGAGCAAATAAATCAGTTGGTGCCCAATAAAAAGTACCTGCGCTTTCTCTCTTATTTCACGCGTTTTTTTAACCGCGATTTGAGCGAGCATTTCCCCATCGAACACCAAAAAGAAATTTATGGCGAATCGCTTTCTGCGCCACATGAGTTCGATTATGTAGCAGCGCCATTCGATAGAATGCTAAACTACCATGCCGCACACGATATTGGCCATGCCTTGCAGAATTTTGCATTGGTGGGCTGCACCTCGTTTGGCGCATGGGGAAGCAAAGTAGAAGACTCTACCATGATTATTGGCCGCAATTTAGATTTTAGCCTTGGCGATAAGTTTGCAGAAGATAAAATTGTGCTGTTTATGAAACCCGATAGCGGCAGCCGTTTTGCTATGGTTACTTGGGCCGGTTTTATGGGTTGCGTATCGGGTATGAACGAGCACGGCTTAACCGTAACCATTAACGCTGCTAAAAGCGATATGCCCACCAAAGCCGCTACTCCAATTGCCATTGTGGCACGCCAAATTTTGCAGTATGCAAAAAATATTGATGAGGCATTTGCCATTGCAAACAAGCATCAAACTTTTGTGTGCGAAACATTCATGATTGGCAGCGCTGCCGATAACAAAACTGCACTTATAGAAAAAAGTATTTCTAAGACGGTGCTGTATCAAAGCGATACAAACTTTATAGTATGCGCCAACCATTACCAAAGCAATGCTTTTAAAAATGATGAAAGCAATAAAGAAAATATAGAAAACTCCACCTCTGCATATAGGCAGCAACACACGCTGGCGCTTATGAACCAAACCGAAGTGTTTTCAGAAAGAGCGGTAGGAAATATATTGCGCAACCAGAAGGGATTAAACGAAAAGAATATAGGAGTTGGCAACGAAAAAGCCTTAAATCAACTAATTAGCCACCATGCCGTTATTTTTAAACCGCAGCAGCGTTTAATGTGGGTGAGTGCCAATCCGTATCAGTTGGGAGCCTTTGTGTGTTATGATTTAAGTAAGGTTTTTGGAAACGAAAAGTTTAGGCAAACTGCCAATCTTTCGGTGCCGGAGAAAACAGTACCTGCCGATACCTTTCTGCTTACTGCCGGTTGGAAAAAATTTATGCTATATAAAGACCTAAAGCAGCAAATAAGGATTGCTACACGCAAAAAACAAGCATTAAAAGATGAGCAAACTTTCGTGCGCCAGTTTATAGAAAGCAATCCTGAACTCTGGGAAACTTATTTTGCCATAGCTAAATACTACCTTGCCTTGAATCAGAAAACACAAGCCAAGAAATATTTTGAACAAGCCTTGCAAAAAGAAGTAGCAAGTAAGCAAGAAGAAAAAGCAATCAAAGATTTTATTGCCACCTGCAGTAGATAA
- a CDS encoding M48 family metalloprotease codes for MKHYSIVFFVLAALTIQGCKKINLFTIEDDIALGKQTQQEIANNPTEYPILDEASNKAAYNYLYTMRDAILNSSSDFEHKADFEWKLYIIKRDDVLNAFCTPGGYIYVYTGLIKYLDDASSLAGVVGHEMAHADKRHSTRQMTEVYGIQTLLSFIGGNAQQIAEIAGQLISLKFSRNHETEADTYSVKYLCPTRYRADGAADFFKKIGSQGTPEFLSTHPDPGNRVANITKQKNDLNCNDTDNYTQGEDITSYDQLKVALQ; via the coding sequence ATGAAGCATTATTCAATTGTATTTTTTGTGCTTGCAGCACTTACCATTCAAGGTTGTAAAAAGATAAACCTTTTTACTATTGAAGACGATATTGCATTGGGCAAGCAAACCCAGCAAGAGATTGCCAATAATCCCACTGAGTATCCAATTTTAGATGAAGCTAGCAATAAAGCAGCCTATAATTATTTGTATACCATGCGCGATGCTATTTTAAATAGCTCCTCAGATTTTGAACACAAAGCCGATTTTGAATGGAAGCTGTATATTATTAAGAGAGATGATGTACTGAATGCCTTCTGCACACCCGGAGGTTATATTTATGTGTACACCGGTTTAATAAAGTATTTAGACGATGCATCTTCGCTGGCAGGTGTGGTAGGGCACGAAATGGCACATGCCGATAAGCGCCACTCTACTCGGCAAATGACGGAAGTATATGGCATACAAACCCTGCTTTCTTTTATTGGTGGCAATGCACAACAAATCGCGGAAATAGCAGGACAACTAATTTCATTGAAATTTAGCCGCAATCACGAAACCGAAGCCGATACTTATTCTGTAAAATATCTTTGCCCAACGCGCTACCGTGCCGATGGCGCTGCCGATTTCTTTAAGAAGATTGGAAGCCAAGGCACTCCTGAGTTTTTGAGCACGCATCCGGATCCGGGCAATCGGGTAGCCAATATTACAAAGCAAAAAAATGATTTGAATTGCAACGATACCGATAACTATACGCAAGGCGAAGATATTACCAGTTACGACCAGCTAAAGGTTGCATTGCAATAG
- the ruvC gene encoding crossover junction endodeoxyribonuclease RuvC, translating to MSKISSENKKVILGIDPGTIVMGYGVIEVCGQQITLQSMGVVQLSKYGDSVQKLKVISEKVTGLIHQYGPTECAIEAPFFGKNVQSMLKLGRAQGVAIAAALMQQVEVFEYAPKKIKQSITGNGNAGKEQVAAMLQHLCKFSMQPTFLDASDGLAAAVCHHFQTVGGVKKTAGKISGWKDFIAKNQDRVK from the coding sequence ATGAGTAAAATTTCAAGCGAAAACAAGAAGGTGATTTTAGGAATAGACCCCGGCACTATTGTTATGGGCTATGGCGTAATAGAAGTATGCGGGCAGCAAATTACCTTGCAAAGTATGGGTGTGGTGCAGCTTTCTAAGTATGGTGATTCGGTTCAAAAACTAAAAGTAATTTCCGAAAAAGTAACCGGACTCATTCACCAATACGGACCAACAGAATGTGCAATCGAAGCTCCTTTTTTTGGCAAAAACGTACAAAGTATGTTGAAACTCGGGCGTGCACAAGGTGTTGCTATTGCTGCAGCACTCATGCAGCAAGTAGAAGTATTCGAGTATGCACCCAAAAAGATAAAACAGAGCATTACCGGAAATGGAAATGCAGGTAAAGAACAAGTAGCAGCTATGCTTCAGCACTTATGTAAGTTTTCTATGCAACCTACCTTTTTAGATGCTTCCGATGGATTGGCGGCTGCGGTTTGCCACCATTTTCAAACAGTAGGGGGCGTAAAAAAAACAGCCGGAAAAATATCCGGCTGGAAAGATTTTATTGCTAAAAACCAAGATAGAGTAAAGTAA
- a CDS encoding flippase-like domain-containing protein encodes MAEKKELVLSTLGKYMLKFAVVALCAYIIYEQFSHLGNSAAQRDVMLLGIKTKGYLLAIAFLLMPLNWFLETKKWQILLAEISFQPFFKLLKAVLQGVMVGTVTPWRMGEFVGRTFELERSEAAKSFYFSALGGMAQAFVTALVGLFFLPWFYPSAWLVVFSALVCSGLLVAYFFFHKLPLRFYFFQKKAGAWLVQPSFAKLLYVLLLSLLRYGVYLTQWILVAYTFAVHDNILFLAAGVAVTLLFQSISPALPFFDLAVRSGISLFVFANISSNPIAVLLSTITIWLMNIAIPAIIGIIFFIKNKWWATSLTSASQANVEHFHSK; translated from the coding sequence ATGGCTGAAAAAAAAGAATTGGTACTAAGCACGCTCGGTAAATACATGCTAAAATTTGCGGTGGTGGCTCTATGTGCCTATATTATTTATGAGCAGTTTTCGCATTTGGGCAATTCGGCAGCACAGCGCGATGTAATGTTGCTGGGAATAAAAACTAAAGGATATTTATTGGCAATTGCATTTTTACTTATGCCGCTTAATTGGTTTTTAGAAACCAAGAAATGGCAAATATTGCTGGCAGAGATTTCTTTTCAGCCGTTTTTTAAGTTACTGAAAGCTGTATTGCAAGGTGTAATGGTGGGCACGGTTACGCCTTGGCGCATGGGCGAATTTGTGGGTAGAACATTTGAATTGGAACGCTCCGAGGCTGCCAAAAGTTTTTACTTTTCTGCCTTGGGCGGCATGGCTCAGGCATTTGTAACGGCACTGGTGGGTTTGTTTTTTTTACCGTGGTTTTATCCTTCAGCATGGTTGGTGGTATTTTCGGCTTTGGTATGCAGCGGCTTACTGGTGGCTTATTTTTTCTTTCATAAGTTGCCTTTAAGGTTTTATTTTTTTCAAAAAAAAGCAGGGGCATGGTTGGTACAGCCGAGTTTTGCAAAACTGTTGTATGTATTGTTGCTGTCGCTGTTGCGCTACGGAGTTTACTTAACGCAATGGATTTTGGTGGCTTACACGTTTGCGGTGCACGATAATATATTGTTTTTAGCTGCGGGCGTGGCGGTTACTTTATTGTTTCAATCTATTTCGCCTGCATTGCCTTTCTTTGATTTGGCAGTGCGCAGCGGTATTTCGCTTTTTGTATTTGCCAATATAAGCAGCAACCCGATTGCAGTATTGCTTAGTACAATTACAATTTGGCTTATGAATATTGCAATTCCTGCAATTATTGGAATAATCTTTTTTATTAAAAATAAGTGGTGGGCAACCAGCCTAACTTCGGCTTCGCAGGCGAATGTTGAGCATTTCCACAGTAAGTGA
- a CDS encoding TerC family protein, giving the protein MDYDFSVFAHADAWVSFLTLTFLEIVLGVDNIIFISIVTGKLPQEKQRNARNLGLLIALVFRIGLLLAISWIIGLTAPIFTLFENEFSGRDLILIGGGLFLIAKSTSEIHEKVSNQHHEQKTSAASSFMGVILQIILIDLIFSFDSILTAVGLTKHVMVMILAVIASMFVMMFFAGGISKIINRYPTLQVLAMAFLIMIGLTLILEGFEVHVNKAFVYVAVLFSLTVEMLNIRLRSRS; this is encoded by the coding sequence ATGGATTACGATTTTAGTGTATTTGCACATGCAGATGCTTGGGTGAGTTTCTTAACGCTCACTTTCCTTGAAATAGTTTTAGGCGTTGACAATATTATTTTTATTTCAATAGTTACCGGAAAACTTCCGCAAGAAAAACAACGCAATGCACGCAATTTGGGATTGTTGATTGCATTGGTTTTTAGAATAGGTTTACTCTTAGCCATTTCGTGGATTATTGGTTTAACCGCACCTATTTTTACCTTGTTTGAAAATGAATTTTCGGGCAGAGATTTAATTTTAATTGGAGGCGGCTTATTCCTTATAGCCAAATCTACTTCCGAAATTCACGAGAAAGTAAGCAACCAACACCACGAGCAAAAAACATCGGCAGCCAGTAGTTTTATGGGTGTAATTCTCCAGATTATACTTATAGACCTAATCTTTTCTTTCGATTCTATTTTAACTGCAGTAGGGCTTACTAAACACGTTATGGTAATGATTTTGGCAGTAATTGCCTCTATGTTTGTAATGATGTTTTTTGCAGGAGGTATCAGTAAAATTATTAACCGCTACCCAACCTTGCAGGTACTGGCAATGGCGTTTTTAATTATGATTGGCTTAACGCTAATTCTTGAAGGTTTTGAAGTGCATGTAAACAAAGCCTTTGTGTATGTAGCCGTGCTATTTTCACTTACTGTGGAAATGCTCAACATTCGCCTGCGAAGCCGAAGTTAG
- a CDS encoding anthranilate synthase component I family protein, giving the protein MEKTVLPLRQAEIFKQQALAWANKFGVCILLDGNHHTSGFSWQLAVDAWSFVDANAGNAFAQLEQFLQAKKQTVFGFMAYELKNEIENLTSRHTDNIGLPHLFFFEPRYLIEVNGNSVTINRNYPEAFEIVESILQTPLPKAVTNAPDWEFRTEKEKYVHTIETIKERIAAGDFYEINYCIEAHATQAAVEPVMLFHKLNTAAKAPFACFVKYYSSYVLCASPERFLKKEGARVFSQPMKGTIEKSNIESENRALQLQLQQSEKERAENIMIVDLVRNDLAKSCKTGSVKVDELCGVYAFETINQMISTISGTAKNEVGITDVIKNAFPMGSMTGAPKIEVMQAIDAIEDFQRGIFSGTVGYITPTGDFDFNVVIRSIFYHAAKGYLSLRSGGAITYDSQAESEWNEVLLKMKAMREVFASGS; this is encoded by the coding sequence ATGGAAAAAACTGTTTTACCACTCCGGCAAGCCGAAATTTTTAAGCAGCAGGCTTTAGCTTGGGCCAATAAGTTTGGTGTTTGCATTTTATTGGATGGCAACCATCATACTTCGGGATTTAGCTGGCAATTGGCGGTAGATGCGTGGAGTTTTGTAGATGCAAATGCAGGAAATGCTTTTGCACAGTTGGAGCAGTTTTTACAAGCGAAAAAGCAAACTGTTTTTGGGTTTATGGCCTATGAACTCAAAAATGAAATCGAAAATTTAACCAGCCGCCACACCGATAATATTGGACTTCCACACTTGTTTTTTTTTGAACCTCGCTATTTGATAGAAGTAAATGGAAACAGTGTAACCATCAATAGAAATTATCCGGAGGCTTTTGAAATTGTAGAAAGCATACTGCAAACACCTTTGCCCAAGGCTGTTACCAATGCCCCCGATTGGGAGTTTAGAACCGAAAAAGAAAAGTATGTACATACAATAGAAACTATTAAAGAGAGAATAGCCGCAGGCGATTTTTATGAAATAAATTATTGCATAGAAGCCCATGCAACGCAAGCAGCCGTGGAGCCGGTAATGCTCTTCCATAAGTTGAATACTGCTGCAAAGGCGCCATTTGCCTGTTTTGTGAAGTACTACAGCAGCTATGTTTTATGCGCCAGTCCGGAACGTTTTTTAAAGAAGGAAGGTGCCAGAGTGTTTTCGCAGCCCATGAAAGGCACTATTGAAAAATCAAATATAGAAAGCGAAAACCGCGCACTGCAACTGCAATTACAGCAGAGCGAAAAGGAGCGTGCCGAAAATATTATGATTGTAGATTTAGTGCGAAACGATCTTGCTAAAAGCTGCAAAACAGGAAGTGTAAAAGTAGATGAACTGTGTGGTGTATATGCCTTTGAAACCATAAACCAAATGATTTCTACTATTAGCGGCACAGCTAAAAATGAAGTTGGTATCACCGATGTTATTAAGAACGCTTTCCCAATGGGTAGTATGACGGGTGCTCCTAAAATAGAGGTAATGCAAGCCATTGATGCAATAGAGGATTTTCAACGCGGTATTTTTTCGGGTACGGTTGGCTATATTACTCCTACAGGCGATTTTGATTTTAATGTAGTAATACGAAGTATATTTTACCATGCCGCCAAAGGCTACCTATCGCTGCGCTCGGGTGGAGCCATTACGTACGATTCGCAGGCAGAAAGCGAATGGAACGAGGTGTTGCTAAAAATGAAAGCTATGCGCGAAGTATTTGCTTCGGGTAGCTAA
- a CDS encoding T9SS type A sorting domain-containing protein yields the protein MKRISKPCYLHYKKLMQYTFYTLLLALIGLQVYAQTYYQTLSLPVEKYGTTLTNAWAGGLDAPQFSPADLDGDGTNDLFVFDRNGSRAFAFINKGNGNYSYAPHIVAALPELENWALMRDFNKDGIPDIFCWANSGLKVFRGKRINNALSFEIQTELLTYTDYFSINYPKINLYVLTDDIPGILDVNGDGDMDILVFGNLLNPSVPQFYENQSVEQGFGADSLIFDSYNLDQCWGKFIESSTTNAISIGYCKTGGIQGTPAGRHAGSTLCPYDEDGDGDIDLLLGDITYNTMIMLRNGGDNTEANILSYDSIFPNYNTSIDMPIFPAGYIADVDNDGKNDLLVSPNARTAIRNVKNVLFYKNTGSNTNYVFNYQTDSFLVHTMLDFGSDAKVAAFDYNNDGLMDLVIGNAQYYIHQGSLEKSQLALLQNVGTTTQPAFKLVTDNYENIAQYLLKTLQPTFGDLDGDGKADMLLGDYAGNVHFLKNTGTTTAQFPALTTPQYFDLDASVLAAPFIYDVDGDNDNDIICGRKDGSLNWYINFGSKQNPQFHKDSVKLKWGNVNLKGIYEVDGLSQPVLTKHNDSLFLYSGSNRGAIFKFYIPGNDIRNESFSLIDSNLLGISVGKKSTIAFADFNGDSIPDLVVGNSLGGLDFYSSKLIDVAVHEAANPKNYEWNIFPNPTSGSVVITTESNEAAKAEIFSITGEKVLERTFFQAEKINAASLAGGIYLVKLHNHIKRLAVVK from the coding sequence ATGAAACGTATTTCAAAACCTTGCTATCTTCATTACAAGAAACTTATGCAATATACTTTTTACACACTTCTTCTTGCTCTTATTGGATTGCAAGTTTACGCACAAACTTACTACCAAACGCTTTCCCTTCCGGTAGAAAAATATGGAACCACCCTCACCAATGCTTGGGCTGGCGGTTTAGATGCTCCACAGTTTTCGCCAGCCGATTTGGATGGTGATGGCACCAACGATCTTTTTGTATTCGACCGCAATGGCAGCCGTGCATTTGCATTTATCAATAAAGGAAATGGCAATTACAGCTATGCACCACACATTGTTGCAGCACTGCCCGAATTAGAGAACTGGGCACTCATGCGCGATTTCAACAAAGATGGTATTCCCGATATTTTTTGTTGGGCAAACAGCGGGCTAAAAGTGTTTAGAGGAAAGAGAATAAACAACGCACTTTCTTTTGAAATACAAACAGAACTACTCACCTATACCGACTACTTTTCTATTAACTATCCTAAGATAAACCTCTATGTACTTACCGATGATATTCCGGGCATTTTAGATGTGAATGGCGATGGCGATATGGACATTTTGGTGTTTGGGAATTTGCTCAACCCATCGGTGCCGCAGTTTTACGAAAACCAATCTGTGGAACAAGGTTTTGGAGCAGACTCTCTTATTTTCGACTCCTACAACTTAGACCAATGCTGGGGAAAATTTATTGAATCCAGCACTACCAATGCTATTTCAATTGGCTACTGTAAAACAGGCGGCATACAAGGCACTCCTGCAGGGCGCCATGCCGGCTCCACGCTTTGCCCATACGATGAAGATGGCGATGGCGACATAGATTTACTACTGGGCGATATTACTTACAACACCATGATAATGCTGCGCAATGGTGGCGATAATACCGAAGCTAACATTCTAAGCTACGACAGCATTTTCCCGAACTACAACACCTCCATTGATATGCCAATTTTCCCCGCAGGATATATTGCCGATGTAGATAACGATGGCAAAAACGATTTGCTGGTATCGCCCAATGCCCGCACCGCCATACGCAATGTAAAAAATGTACTGTTCTACAAAAATACAGGCAGCAATACCAACTATGTTTTCAACTACCAAACCGATAGTTTTTTAGTTCACACCATGCTCGATTTTGGAAGCGATGCCAAAGTTGCCGCATTTGATTACAACAACGATGGCTTAATGGATTTGGTAATCGGCAATGCGCAGTATTACATTCATCAAGGAAGCCTTGAAAAATCGCAATTGGCGCTTCTGCAAAATGTAGGTACGACCACCCAACCTGCATTTAAGTTAGTAACCGACAATTACGAAAACATAGCTCAATATCTCTTAAAAACACTACAACCCACATTTGGCGACCTCGATGGCGATGGCAAAGCAGACATGCTGCTGGGCGACTATGCCGGAAATGTTCATTTCTTAAAAAATACAGGAACCACTACCGCACAATTTCCGGCACTTACCACTCCGCAATATTTTGATTTAGATGCTTCGGTATTAGCAGCTCCATTTATTTACGATGTTGATGGCGATAACGACAACGATATTATTTGCGGTCGCAAAGATGGTTCACTCAATTGGTACATTAATTTTGGCAGCAAGCAAAATCCTCAGTTTCATAAAGATTCGGTGAAACTGAAATGGGGCAATGTAAACCTGAAAGGAATCTATGAAGTTGATGGACTTTCTCAACCTGTGCTTACAAAGCACAACGATTCTCTTTTTCTATACTCAGGCTCTAATAGAGGCGCCATTTTTAAATTTTACATTCCCGGAAACGACATTAGAAACGAATCGTTCTCGCTAATAGACTCTAACCTGCTGGGTATTTCGGTTGGCAAAAAAAGTACAATTGCCTTTGCCGATTTTAATGGCGACAGCATTCCCGATTTAGTAGTGGGCAACTCGCTGGGCGGGCTTGATTTTTACAGCTCTAAACTAATAGATGTAGCTGTACACGAAGCAGCCAACCCAAAAAACTACGAGTGGAATATTTTTCCGAACCCAACTTCGGGCAGCGTTGTAATTACTACCGAAAGCAACGAAGCAGCCAAAGCAGAAATTTTTTCTATTACAGGCGAAAAAGTATTGGAGCGTACCTTTTTTCAAGCAGAAAAAATAAATGCGGCTTCGCTGGCTGGCGGCATTTATTTGGTAAAGCTACACAACCATATAAAACGGTTGGCAGTAGTAAAATAA
- a CDS encoding RNA-binding S4 domain-containing protein, with amino-acid sequence MSLDNVRLDKYLWAIRIFKTRTQAAEAIASGKVKQHGTNLKASKAVCIGDQYEIKTEHKKWLIEVTALLDQRKQYNAAIHYYTDLSPQENTAQKSTFVEFTGKRQSKQGRPTKKNRRDLSNFEF; translated from the coding sequence ATGAGTTTAGATAATGTTCGCTTAGATAAATACTTATGGGCAATACGCATTTTTAAAACTCGAACTCAAGCTGCCGAAGCCATTGCATCGGGAAAGGTAAAGCAGCACGGCACTAATCTTAAAGCCAGCAAAGCCGTGTGTATTGGCGACCAATACGAGATTAAAACCGAACACAAAAAATGGTTGATAGAAGTTACTGCTTTGTTAGACCAACGCAAGCAGTACAACGCTGCTATACACTATTACACAGATTTAAGTCCGCAAGAAAACACCGCACAAAAATCAACCTTTGTAGAATTTACCGGAAAGCGCCAAAGCAAGCAAGGGCGACCCACCAAAAAAAACAGACGCGACCTCAGCAATTTTGAATTTTAG